From Pantanalinema sp.:
CAGCCCCACCGGCTACCTGCACCTCGGCGGCGCCCGCACGGCGCTGTTCAACTGGCTTCTGGCCCGCAACATGGGCGGCACCTTCGTGCTGCGCATCGAGGACACCGACGTGGCCCGCTCGACCGAGCAGTCGGTCCAGGCCATCCTCGACGGCATGACCTGGCTCGGCCTCAACTGGGACGAGGGCCCCGGCGTCGGCGGCCCCTACGCCCCCTACTTCCAGATGGAGCGCCTCGACACCTACCGGCGCTACGCGGAGCAGCTGGTCAACGAGGGCCACGCCTACCACTGCTTCTGCACCAAGGACGAGCTGGACGCCATGCGCGCCGAGGCCCAGGCCAAGGGCGAGGGCTTCCTCTACCGGGGCCGCTGCCGCAACCTGCTGCCCGAGATCGCCCAGCGCCTTCGCGAGGAGGGCCGCACGCCCGTTCTGCGCTTCAAGGCGCCCGTCGAGGGCCAGACGGTGGTCGAGGACCTGATCCACGGCGACGTCACCTTCCAGAACGCCATCTTCGACGACTTCGTCCTGGTCAAGGCCGACGGGGTGCCCACCTACAACTACGCGGTGGTGATCGACGACGCCACCATGGCGATCACCCACGTGCTGCGCGGGGACGACCACCTCTCCAACACCCCCAAGCAGCTGATGATCTACCAGGCCCTGGGCCTCACCCCGCCCAGGTTCGGCCACATCCCCATGATCCTCGGCTCCGACCGGACCCGCCTCTCCAAGCGGCACGGGGCGACCTCGGTGATGGCCTACCACGACGAGGGCTACCTGCCCGAGGCCATGCTCAACTACCTGGCCCGCCTCGGCTGGGCCCACGGCGACGACGAGGTCTTCTCGCTCGAGGACCTGATCGCCAAGTTCAACGTGAAGGGCATCAACAACACCGCGGCGGTCTTCGACCAGGCGAAGCTCGACTGGCTCAACGGCGTCTGGATGCGCCAGCTGCCCTCCGAGCTTCTGGCCGAGCGCCTCAAGCCCCGGTGGCAGGAGCGCGGCTGGCTCAAGGAGCGCCACACCGACGCCTGGCTCAAGAGCCTGGTCGACCTGCTCAAGGAGCGCGCTCGGACCCTGGAGGAGCTGGTGACGTATTCGATCTTCTTCTTCGACACGGCCATCCCCTACAACGAAGAGGCCGTCGCCAAGTTCCTCACCCTCGAGAACCGACCGATCATCGAGGCGCTCGCCGAGCGCCTGCCCCTGGCGCAGCCCTGGGATCAGGCGACCATCGAGGGGGTGTTCAGGGATCTTGCGATCGAGCGGGGCGTCAAGGCGGGGGCGGTGATCCAGCCCGCGCGCGTGGCCCTGGCCGGCACCAACGTCAGCCCCGGCATGTTCGAGACCGCCTACCTGATGGGCCCCGAGCTGTGCGCCGAGCGCCTGAGGGCGGCCCTGGAGAGGATGCCCGCGGCGGTCTAGATCAGGACTGCAAGGCGAGCTTGATCAGGCGGCTCGCCTGAAGTTTGGAGAGCGACTCGACCGGGGCCGGCAGCAGCTCCGGTCGCTTCTTTGTGAGCTTCCTGAGGTAGTTCTGCTGCTTGTCGGTGGCGGGCTGCCGGTCCAGGTGGCGCTCCTTGGCCTCCTGCCGGATCCCCTTGGCGCGGGTCTTCTGAGCGGCCTCGCGCGAAAGCTGGGCGATCGCCCTGGGCACCTCGCGCCGCCAGGCGTCGGCCTCGAGGTAAGGCACGAGCCAGGTGCCCTCGGCGAGCACGGTCTGCTCGTCGTGCCAGATCGCGGCGATCTCGTCGGCTGAAAGCGACGCGTAGTCGCGCAGGTAGACCTTGAGCTGGCTCTTGAGGCGCTTGCCCTCCTGCGCGGAGAGGGAGTCGAAGCGAGGGGTAGTTCCGAGCATGGCGATCCCTCCGGGCGATTAGAACGGATGTTCCAATCATACCCCCGGCGGCGCCTGGCGTAAAGTCGGAAACCGAAGGGGAGACGTTTTTAGCGATCGAGCTTTGCGGTATAGGTAGAGAGACCCCCGCGCACCCCCTGTGAGGGAAGGCCCCATGTCAGCCACCCCGGAGCACCACCTGCTTCCCGCCCACCCCGTCCTGCTCGGGCGTCTCTCTTACGAGGCGATGGTGGAGGGCGACACGCCCCGCGAGCTCTTCCGCGAGGAGGAGCCCTTCTGGGCGCGCCTTTCCGGCCTGATGTTCGACGGCTACCGCACCGACGTGCAGCACGGGGTCTACTTCTCGCGCTTCGGCCGCGAGGAGGCCCCCGCCCCGCTCAGGCCGCGCCCGGCCGAGGCCGATTCGGCCCAGCCCGTGACGCTGCGCCAGCCCTTCGAGCTCGCCGCCGACGTGCAGGTGGCGGTCATGCGCGCGGGCGGCGAGCTGGATCCGGCCTGGACCCTCAAGTCGCGCACCCCCTCCGGCCAGGTGCTCGTCACCCGGGCCTCGGAGCACGGGGCGCTCAGCAAGCTCCTGAGCCTGGAGGAGCTGCTGCGGCACAACCTGCACCTGGTGCCGGAGGGCCTCGCCGTCCAGGTGCCGCGCTCGAGCGGTGCCCTCGATCCGGGCTGGCGGACCGGCGGCATGAAAGGCGATCGCCTCCTGGTCGAGAAGCCGGGGGTCGGCCGCAAGCAGCTCACGGCCGAGCAGTTCGTCACGGCCAACCGGGAGTGGCTGGGGGCCGCGGGCGATGCGGTCGAGAGCGCGGTGCGGCCGAGCGTCGAGGCCTCGTCCGAGGCCCGTGCCCAGCGCCGGGCCTTCGCCCTGACCCACCGCCTGGAGGGGCGCCTCCACGACGGCTTTTCGGACGCGGGCCGCGGCGCGACCCTCGACGAGGACGCCTGGCCGGTATCGGCCCGGCGCGAGGTGCTGGTGGTCGATCGCGTGTGCGATCCCGCCCTGCGGCGCCACCTGGCCTACGCCCGCGACCTTCGCGCCCAGGAGCCGCTCGCGCGCCTCAAGGACCTGGTGCGCTACGTCTACGATCAGCTCGGAGGTCCGGTCGGTCGCATCGAGGCCCGGGTGGTGCTCGCGGCCTCGACCCTTCGCGCTCGCCCCCTGCTCATCGGCGAGGTGGACCGCGCCCTGGGCGGGGGCCTTTCGCGCCATCGCGCCCTCCTCTTCCAGGTCCTCGCCGACGAGGCGGAGCTCTCCTGCGCGCTGGTGCGCGGCGCGGCGGGCCTGATCCCCGGAGGCCACGCCTGGAACGAGGTGACCCTCGCACAGGGAGCCGAGGCTTTGAGGGTGCTGGTGGACCTCTCGCGGCTTCCCGAGCAGGCGCTCGTCTCCCTGACCGACCCGCGCACCGAGCGCTACTACCGCGCCGAAGCGGGGGGCGCGCCATGAGCCGCTCGAGGGCCACCACCACCCAGCGCCTCGCCACCGGAGACCTGCTCGACGGCCACGTCATCCTGGCCTTGGTCGGCGAGGGGGGCTTCTCGAAGGTCTACCGGGTTCGCCTGCCCGACGGGAGCGAGGCGATCCTCAAGCTCGCCAAGCGCGCGAGTCCCAACCCCTTCGGCGGCGGGACCCTCGCCTTTCGCTTCGCGCAGCCCATCGCCTTCCACACCGGCGGGCTCGGCACCAGCGGGCTCACTCCCAGCCAGATCCTCTCGCGCGAGGGCCGCCTCCTGCAGCGCCTCGCGGATCCGCTCTTCCCGCGGGTGCTGGCCATGGGCCACCTGGGGGCCCGGGCCTACCTCGTCCTGGAGGCTATCGAGGGCGAGACCATGCGCAGCCGCCTTACGCGCCGCGCCCGCATCCCGCTCTCTTTGTTCGTCGCGATCGCCGAGGCCCTCGCCCTGCGCCACCGGGAAGGCCGCCTTCCCTTCCACGGCGACCTCAAGCCCGACAACGTGCTCCTGGACGCCGAGGGGGGCTTCCGCCTGATCGACCCCTCCTGCGCGGCGGCCGAGGGCGCTCCGCTCGGCTCGCGCACCCTCGTCACCACCCCCGCCTACTACCCCTACCTCATGCCCGACGATCGGGGCGCGCTCGCCCTGATGATGGTGGAGGCGCTCGCGGGGGTCATGCCCCTGAGCGTCGATCTGCCCTTCCCGCCGCAGCGCACCACGGCGGCCTTCCAGGTATGGATGGACACCCTGATGGCCTCGGGGCGCGGGCGCTACGCCCAGGCCCTGCGCCACATGCCGCGGCTGGAGGATCTGTCGATCCTCATCTCGAGCGAGCTTGCGGCCGTGCTGCTCAAGGCCCTGCGCCTGCGCCGTTCCTCCGACGGCCTGGACGTGGACGCGGGCTACGCGGGCTGGGCCGACTTCATCGCCGACTTGCGCCGTTCGATCGAGGCGGGCGCGCCATGAACCTCAGGACCGCCCGGCTCATGGCCCTCGAGGCCCTTGCGCGCGAGGACCACGACGGGGCCCTGCGCGCCTGCCTCCAGGGCCTCTACTCGGCCCCGCGCGCGACCGAGCTCTACTTGATCAAGGGCCACGTCCTGCTGCGCGCGGATCGGCCCCTCGAGGCGGTCGCCGCCTTCGAGGCGGCGCTTGCGGCCTCGAGCGGCAGCACCCGGATCCGTTGCTTGCTTGCGGCCGCGCGCGATCGCGCGGGGGATCTCGAGGGGGCCGTCGCGGACTACCGGGCCGTGCTGGTGCAGGAGCCCCTGCGGGTCGCCGCCCGTTACAACCTGGCGCTGCTCCTGGTCGCCAAGGAGGACGTGGCGGGGGCCGTCCGGGAGTACCAGGAGCTGTTGCGGCACGAGCCCCTGTGCGTGCAGGCCCACAACAATCTCGGCGTGCTGCTCTCGGCCCAGGGCGACGCCGACGGGGCGATCGCGTGCTTCGAGCGCGCGCGCCGCGCCTGCCCCGAGGACCCGGTCTCGGCCCTGAACCTCGCGCGCGAGTGGGCCGATCGGGGCGCCTACGCGCGCGCCGAGGAGGCGCTCGCTCTGGTGCTGGCCCTCTCCCCCGAGTTCGGCGAGGCCCTGG
This genomic window contains:
- a CDS encoding EDR1-related protein, whose amino-acid sequence is MSATPEHHLLPAHPVLLGRLSYEAMVEGDTPRELFREEEPFWARLSGLMFDGYRTDVQHGVYFSRFGREEAPAPLRPRPAEADSAQPVTLRQPFELAADVQVAVMRAGGELDPAWTLKSRTPSGQVLVTRASEHGALSKLLSLEELLRHNLHLVPEGLAVQVPRSSGALDPGWRTGGMKGDRLLVEKPGVGRKQLTAEQFVTANREWLGAAGDAVESAVRPSVEASSEARAQRRAFALTHRLEGRLHDGFSDAGRGATLDEDAWPVSARREVLVVDRVCDPALRRHLAYARDLRAQEPLARLKDLVRYVYDQLGGPVGRIEARVVLAASTLRARPLLIGEVDRALGGGLSRHRALLFQVLADEAELSCALVRGAAGLIPGGHAWNEVTLAQGAEALRVLVDLSRLPEQALVSLTDPRTERYYRAEAGGAP
- the gltX gene encoding glutamate--tRNA ligase, with the protein product MSIRVRFAPSPTGYLHLGGARTALFNWLLARNMGGTFVLRIEDTDVARSTEQSVQAILDGMTWLGLNWDEGPGVGGPYAPYFQMERLDTYRRYAEQLVNEGHAYHCFCTKDELDAMRAEAQAKGEGFLYRGRCRNLLPEIAQRLREEGRTPVLRFKAPVEGQTVVEDLIHGDVTFQNAIFDDFVLVKADGVPTYNYAVVIDDATMAITHVLRGDDHLSNTPKQLMIYQALGLTPPRFGHIPMILGSDRTRLSKRHGATSVMAYHDEGYLPEAMLNYLARLGWAHGDDEVFSLEDLIAKFNVKGINNTAAVFDQAKLDWLNGVWMRQLPSELLAERLKPRWQERGWLKERHTDAWLKSLVDLLKERARTLEELVTYSIFFFDTAIPYNEEAVAKFLTLENRPIIEALAERLPLAQPWDQATIEGVFRDLAIERGVKAGAVIQPARVALAGTNVSPGMFETAYLMGPELCAERLRAALERMPAAV
- a CDS encoding tetratricopeptide repeat protein, which produces MNLRTARLMALEALAREDHDGALRACLQGLYSAPRATELYLIKGHVLLRADRPLEAVAAFEAALAASSGSTRIRCLLAAARDRAGDLEGAVADYRAVLVQEPLRVAARYNLALLLVAKEDVAGAVREYQELLRHEPLCVQAHNNLGVLLSAQGDADGAIACFERARRACPEDPVSALNLAREWADRGAYARAEEALALVLALSPEFGEALALAAWLHLRQGRWVEAERSYRLAAEAGFDTPAVQEGRAIAISSLS